The segment TCCAGGTAGGTCCCGGAAATAGTGGATAAAAAAATAGAATGGACACTGACCCCTTCCTTGTCAATACTGGACACAGGTTTGATTTCAACAGCAGGGAAAGGACTGCCGTAGGACCACATTCCATTTTCAAAAATACCGGAAATTTCAGTAATCTTCATCTTATTCCTGCTCTCCCTTAGTACCTAAAATTTTTATTGGAACGGGCCTGATGGGTGGGCGTATAGTAGCCGGGACAATAGCTGACAAAGGTTTCCCGGTTTCCTCATTGATTATGCGCGCCACCAGTTTATTACAGGTCTTTGCCTGACATAAACCCATCCCTGCCCTGGTTATTCTTTTAACCGCATCAATATTATCAGCGCCATTTCTAACTGCTTTTCTGATTTCTTCCTCAGTGATTTCTTCACAACGGCAAATAAGTTTAAATTTTTTATGGTTTGTCATTTTATCCGCCTGCGGGCTCTATATTCCTTACTTGATTAGAATAAACTTTTGGTATAGCCACTGTTACCACTGCAGTTTTTTTATTTTTAGGAATATTCATCACTTTAATCACTTCAGCATCGCAGATAGCTTCACCTTTACGGTTTAATCCTTTAACAACTTGCCCCTTTTCAGGCAGAGGTAAATACTCATAGGGAAAAGCTACCGTAGCTTTATTTTCAGAATAGGTTTTATCCACCACAAAAATAGCTAATCCTGGACAGGGGGCAATACATAACCCGCAGCCTTTGCATTTATCTTCAACTAACCGGGGTAAATTAATAATTGGTTTACCTACAATAATTGCTCCTGAAGGACAGGCTGTTTCACAAGGATTGCAGGGAATTTTTTCTATACATTCAATAACAGCAACTGGCCCCTGCTCCAAACGTTCTTCAGCCGGATACCCGGGACAATTCTCTAAATCTTTTAATGAAACTTCTCCCGGGATGCTCCTGGATTTTTTTGTCAATTTATTTACTCCATTTTTTTATAAGTTCATTTTTGGCTTTCTGTCTCATTTCACCAAAAGGGCCTGTCCGCAAAAATTGCAGGCTATCCCAGATGACTTTTTTTCTCTCTTCCATTTCTTGTTTAGTGATATACCCTAAAGAATGAGCTACAGCTACGCCGGCTAAACGTCCTTCTTCCATAGCAGTAGAAGCTTCTTCCACTCCTGCTAAATCTCCGGCTACATATAGGCCGTCTATAGAAGTCTGCATATATTCATCATGGACAGGAATGTGTCCGCCAAGAGCAGAAAGATATTTAAACTTACAACCAGCCATCCAGCAAAGTTCAGCTAATGGACTCAAACCTACTGCCAGGCATATTAAATCTATTTTAAGTTTTTTTTCAGTGTGTTTAATATTTTTCCCCTGAGAATCTAAAGAACAAATAATAGCTTCATCTACACTATCGGCGCCTTTTGCTTCTACAACAGTACAGGAAGTGAGAATTGGCACTCCGGCTCTTCTGATTTTGGAAGCATGAACTTGATAGCCTCCCACTTTAGGCATAGCTTCTAAAACTGCCACTACTTTGGCTCCAGCTTGAAGCAACTGATAGGTAACAATTAAACCGACATTACCTGAACCCACCATAAGTATTCTTCTGCCGGGCAATACACGATGGATATTTATCATGGTCTGGGCCGCTCCTGCGCCCATAACTCCAGGGAGAGTCCACCCGGGAAAAGCAAGCGGATTTTCAGAAGCGCCTGTAGCCAAAATTATATTTTTTGCCTGAAGAATCTTGGTTTTATTCTGAGTAACCAATCCTAAAGTATTTTTATTAAATATTCCCCAAACTGTTGTGTTCAGCATTATCTTTACTCCGGCTTCTTTACACTTATCAAGAAGTTCATATCCAATTTCATATCCTCTTCTCCCGGCTTGATGCTCTTCTGAACCAAAAAATTTATGAATTTGTTTAAAAAGCTGCCCGCCGGGACGTTCGTTTTCGTCAATGAGCACAACCTCCACGCCTGATTTAGCTGACTCCAGAGCTGCGGTCAATCCGGCAGGGCCGGCGCCGACTATTACTAATTCAGCACCACTCATTTTTTGACACTCCATTTTCCCAACCCTTTTTGGGTTTGTATACGCATACCATTCTTTGCAGGAGTAACGCAAGTACGCACATTAGGCTGGCCATCAACAATCATAACACAATCAGTGCATCTGCCTATAGCGCAGAAAATTCCTCTCGGTTCATTCAGTTCCTGTGTGCGATGGAACACTTTTAACCCGGTATTAGCAAGCGCGGCAGCTATCGGTTCATTCTCATAAGCTTCAAGCTGTCTGCCATTAACCCATAATTTTATCTTTTTCTTTTTTTCTAGCTTCCCTAAAATAGGATGTTCAACTATTCTCATATTCATTTTTTCTACCTACCCAAAAAATTTGCCAATATAGTATAATTATAAATTCCGGGCCATTTAATTTTTCTCTTCCAGAACCGTTTAGGGTCAAAGGGAGCTATAGGCAAAGAATTTCTTCCATCAATAATATATTCTGCTACCAATTTACCGACAATAGCAGAGAAAGCCATACCATTAGAAAAACCAGCCGCTATAAATAGGCCTTTTATTCCCGGACTGGGGCCAATGCAAGGAAGCCCGTCAGCAGTAAAAGCCATAGTACCTGCCCAGGACCTAATGATGTTTACTTCTCCAAGATCATGGAACAAACGAGTGAAAATACTCGCGCTTCCCTGAATTTCCGCAAATGATACATCTTCACAATAATGGTCTATTTTTTTTCTTGCCTGTGTACCCAAACCGCCGACAATCAATCCGCCGGTAGCCGTTTGTGTTGTGCCGAAAATCACCTGATTATCAAGCATTGCCTCAAAGGGAAAAACAGCTAGGGCAGGAACTCTTTCAGTAACAACAGCGACTTGCCGTAAAGGCAGAATATCTATTTCTCCGGTTAAGTTGGGCGCCCAGGCATTGGTAGCGTTTATTACCCAGTTGGATTTAATATGCCCCAGGGCAGTTTCAACCCCTTTGACTTCCCCGTCTTTTATAACAATTTTTTTAACTTCTACACCGGTAAATATTTTTGCTCCGTATTTTTTAGCCCTGGAAGCAAAACCATAAGTCAATTTGAATGGATTTATAGTGCCGTCACTAGAACGAAAACGCGAACCAAGCGCGCAAGATGTAATCAACGGACATTTTTCTTTAGTTTCTTTCCTGTCAAGTAACTGGATTTCAGTATCACCTAACTTTTTTTGAAATTTAACTAATTTCTGAAGATATTCCAATTCTTTTTCCGTCCAGGCCAGGTCCAAACTGCCGCATTTTGTATATTCTAAATCAGCGCCAAGTTCATCAGCAAGATTTTCTAATATGCGATTATTTTTTCTGGTATAAGTCAGTCTGTTTAA is part of the Elusimicrobiota bacterium genome and harbors:
- a CDS encoding FAD-binding oxidoreductase, with translation MVLPEKTAIIIIGGGVMGCSIAYRLAKAGQNIVLLESRNIASGASGRNGGMVMQLDGRDFDKDAILNRLTYTRKNNRILENLADELGADLEYTKCGSLDLAWTEKELEYLQKLVKFQKKLGDTEIQLLDRKETKEKCPLITSCALGSRFRSSDGTINPFKLTYGFASRAKKYGAKIFTGVEVKKIVIKDGEVKGVETALGHIKSNWVINATNAWAPNLTGEIDILPLRQVAVVTERVPALAVFPFEAMLDNQVIFGTTQTATGGLIVGGLGTQARKKIDHYCEDVSFAEIQGSASIFTRLFHDLGEVNIIRSWAGTMAFTADGLPCIGPSPGIKGLFIAAGFSNGMAFSAIVGKLVAEYIIDGRNSLPIAPFDPKRFWKRKIKWPGIYNYTILANFLGR
- a CDS encoding (2Fe-2S)-binding protein; this encodes MRIVEHPILGKLEKKKKIKLWVNGRQLEAYENEPIAAALANTGLKVFHRTQELNEPRGIFCAIGRCTDCVMIVDGQPNVRTCVTPAKNGMRIQTQKGLGKWSVKK
- a CDS encoding NAD(P)/FAD-dependent oxidoreductase, whose product is MSGAELVIVGAGPAGLTAALESAKSGVEVVLIDENERPGGQLFKQIHKFFGSEEHQAGRRGYEIGYELLDKCKEAGVKIMLNTTVWGIFNKNTLGLVTQNKTKILQAKNIILATGASENPLAFPGWTLPGVMGAGAAQTMINIHRVLPGRRILMVGSGNVGLIVTYQLLQAGAKVVAVLEAMPKVGGYQVHASKIRRAGVPILTSCTVVEAKGADSVDEAIICSLDSQGKNIKHTEKKLKIDLICLAVGLSPLAELCWMAGCKFKYLSALGGHIPVHDEYMQTSIDGLYVAGDLAGVEEASTAMEEGRLAGVAVAHSLGYITKQEMEERKKVIWDSLQFLRTGPFGEMRQKAKNELIKKWSK
- a CDS encoding 4Fe-4S binding protein, whose product is MTKKSRSIPGEVSLKDLENCPGYPAEERLEQGPVAVIECIEKIPCNPCETACPSGAIIVGKPIINLPRLVEDKCKGCGLCIAPCPGLAIFVVDKTYSENKATVAFPYEYLPLPEKGQVVKGLNRKGEAICDAEVIKVMNIPKNKKTAVVTVAIPKVYSNQVRNIEPAGG
- a CDS encoding (2Fe-2S)-binding protein, which produces MTNHKKFKLICRCEEITEEEIRKAVRNGADNIDAVKRITRAGMGLCQAKTCNKLVARIINEETGKPLSAIVPATIRPPIRPVPIKILGTKGEQE